The Venenivibrio stagnispumantis genome window below encodes:
- the mgtE gene encoding magnesium transporter: MTPALEVLKETIKRLMHKANYRSLERVLEKAHKGDIAYIFTYLSRDERVKTFEILMKIDIKKASAVLSDLEEDIKLDLLRTLPIKESTRIILTLSTNEIAQIIDKVPKELQKAVLEKLEEEEKEKIEEIISSGADTIKSIIKEDYIAINEEETVLECLAQVKKISSQMEIIYIYSVDNKNRLTGVISLAEILSYPEDTQLKDIINKDVIALKEDTSKEEAVEIFKRYNFPILPVVDEERRLIGVIHIYDILDVISEKTTEEFFKMAGAREEELFYTNQIFKVAKLRLPWMLFAIVGEFITAFIISNFSSTIEEFLPIIFFLPMVAAISGNISSQAAIITARGILTGRIMENYKDFILTLIKEIKVAFVLGLIISLIVGIVAFIWIINHKLGIVVALALFSNILIASVVGGLIPYIMYKLNKDPTIATGPIILTLNDIIGITIYLSVATIFVHYLKV; the protein is encoded by the coding sequence TTGACACCGGCATTAGAAGTTTTAAAAGAAACAATAAAAAGATTGATGCACAAGGCTAATTATCGCTCTTTAGAAAGGGTTTTAGAAAAAGCCCATAAAGGAGATATAGCTTATATTTTTACTTATTTAAGTAGAGATGAAAGGGTAAAAACTTTTGAAATCTTGATGAAAATAGATATAAAAAAGGCATCTGCAGTTTTATCTGACCTTGAAGAAGATATAAAATTAGATTTGCTCAGAACTTTACCAATCAAAGAAAGCACAAGAATAATATTAACTTTATCTACAAATGAGATAGCACAAATTATTGATAAAGTTCCAAAAGAGCTTCAAAAAGCAGTTTTAGAAAAATTAGAGGAAGAAGAAAAAGAAAAAATAGAAGAGATAATATCTTCCGGAGCAGATACAATAAAATCTATAATAAAAGAAGATTATATAGCAATAAATGAAGAAGAAACTGTATTAGAATGTTTAGCCCAGGTTAAAAAAATATCTTCACAGATGGAGATAATCTATATTTATTCAGTAGATAACAAAAATAGATTAACCGGAGTAATATCCTTAGCAGAAATTCTTAGCTATCCGGAAGATACACAACTAAAAGATATAATAAATAAGGATGTTATAGCTTTAAAAGAAGATACATCAAAAGAAGAAGCTGTAGAGATATTCAAAAGATATAATTTTCCGATTTTACCGGTAGTAGATGAAGAAAGAAGATTAATAGGAGTTATTCATATTTATGATATTTTGGATGTAATCTCTGAAAAAACAACAGAAGAATTTTTCAAAATGGCAGGAGCAAGGGAAGAAGAGCTTTTTTATACAAATCAGATATTTAAAGTAGCAAAATTGAGATTACCTTGGATGCTTTTTGCAATAGTTGGAGAATTTATAACTGCTTTTATTATAAGTAATTTCAGTAGCACCATTGAGGAGTTTTTACCTATAATATTCTTTTTACCAATGGTAGCTGCAATAAGTGGTAATATAAGTTCTCAGGCAGCCATAATAACTGCAAGGGGTATTTTAACCGGTAGAATTATGGAAAATTATAAAGATTTTATTCTTACTTTAATAAAAGAGATAAAAGTTGCTTTTGTTTTAGGGCTTATAATTTCGCTTATTGTTGGTATTGTGGCTTTTATATGGATAATAAACCATAAACTTGGAATAGTTGTAGCATTAGCATTATTTTCTAATATTTTAATAGCTTCCGTAGTTGGTGGGCTTATACCTTATATTATGTATAAATTAAACAAAGACCCGACAATAGCAACCGGTCCTATTATCCTAACATTAAACGATATAATCGGCATCACAATCTACCTCTCAGTAGCCACAATATTTGTGCATTATTTGAAAGTATAA